Proteins from one Brevibacillus humidisoli genomic window:
- the mce gene encoding methylmalonyl-CoA epimerase translates to MERKIRVLVGKPGLDGHDRGALVIAQALRDEGMEVVYTGLRQTPAQIVSAAIQEDVDCIGLSCLSGAHNELFPEVVRLLREQQADDILVVGGGVIPNEDIPYLESQGIAKIFTPGSPTREIAGFIRERVKPKQTRFVEPPKKIVHIGIAVNKIETALPFYCGQLGLPLLGQEEVASEQVKVAFLGIGDTRLELLEPLGPDSPIASFLAKRGEGIHHIALEVDDLEQRLATLREGGVRLIHETPKEGAHQALIAFLHPKQANGVLFELCQYPQQSKEETTDE, encoded by the coding sequence ATGGAGAGAAAGATTCGCGTACTCGTTGGCAAGCCAGGCTTGGATGGTCATGACCGTGGGGCTTTGGTCATCGCCCAGGCTCTGCGCGATGAGGGAATGGAAGTGGTATACACCGGACTGCGTCAGACACCTGCGCAGATCGTCAGCGCGGCGATTCAGGAGGATGTTGATTGCATTGGGCTGTCGTGCCTGTCAGGGGCCCATAACGAGCTCTTTCCCGAAGTGGTTCGGCTGCTGAGAGAGCAGCAAGCGGATGACATCCTGGTGGTAGGGGGCGGTGTCATACCGAACGAAGATATTCCCTATCTGGAGTCACAAGGCATCGCCAAGATTTTTACGCCTGGTTCACCCACCAGAGAGATTGCCGGCTTTATCCGGGAGCGCGTGAAGCCCAAGCAGACGCGTTTTGTTGAGCCACCAAAAAAAATAGTCCATATCGGGATTGCCGTCAACAAGATTGAGACGGCTCTGCCTTTTTACTGTGGTCAGTTGGGACTGCCCCTGCTCGGGCAGGAAGAGGTAGCGAGTGAGCAGGTAAAAGTGGCGTTTCTCGGGATTGGTGACACGCGTCTGGAACTGTTGGAACCGCTTGGCCCGGATAGTCCGATCGCTTCGTTTTTGGCGAAACGCGGTGAAGGAATTCATCACATCGCACTGGAAGTAGACGATCTCGAGCAGCGTTTGGCCACGCTGCGGGAAGGTGGGGTCAGGCTGATCCACGAGACGCCAAAGGAAGGGGCGCATCAGGCACTGATCGCTTTTCTGCACCCGAAACAGGCGAATGGCGTTTTGTTTGAACTGTGCCAGTACCCGCAGCAGAGCAAGGAGGAGACGACAGATGAGTGA
- a CDS encoding copper amine oxidase N-terminal domain-containing protein, producing the protein MKKTKKRLSFVLAATVAASTFVAAPQAYAIDDLDVDPETDQADEESKYTITFTLEDDLEKGDEITIRFEDEYEIDDNIDERDIEVNGDDADEVEVDDRENEIVIEVPEDLEDGDDVEIEIKDGITNPDKDGEFYVKVRTEHESWKTFDVDIEEDDDDDEEFSVDIDEDDAGAKTSYTLGKFDLKGSDELKKGKTITVKFPDDDMLPSSIDTDDVEINGEEAEDVDVNGDEVDIEIPDDVDGDDDLKIEFKKAAGLKNPSSKGDYTIEIEYDGEDYESEEFEIKGSSSSASTDFTVDLSDKSVGANSSYSFEVDLGSKKLSYNNEIQVEFPSSEMVPSYIAPASVTINGSKASSVWVYGNKVYISTPFSFTPDNNVKVAFSKDAYITNPKSAGNYKLSVKMAGTTIESKNFSISGTMISVPNGSVDNSTATVTLSKTALNTPTAITVGIKGLAAPLTRGQDFLELAIPAEFAVPTAINASHVKVNGLAPSYVTTRGQNVVIYPSQDLYANAAVSLAIAETANIKTPSTAKAYSIGVYSSEEREPLFVRSVGVGGVNVPPPVPADAARLKLNVASFTKNGQSHALAVAPYTANGNTLVPAQFFRDALGLSTQWNGNSAVVVSGSTVIRFTVGSDTAMIGQTTVRLPVAVQVKEGMPMLPIRFVSDTLKYTLGWDGATSSIVMYK; encoded by the coding sequence ATGAAGAAGACAAAAAAGCGACTTTCGTTTGTACTCGCGGCTACAGTTGCAGCAAGTACGTTCGTTGCTGCACCGCAAGCCTATGCCATTGATGATTTAGATGTAGATCCAGAGACAGATCAAGCGGACGAAGAGAGTAAATATACGATTACATTTACCTTAGAGGATGATCTCGAGAAGGGTGATGAGATCACCATTCGTTTTGAAGATGAGTATGAGATAGACGACAATATCGATGAGCGGGACATCGAGGTGAACGGTGATGATGCCGATGAGGTAGAGGTGGATGACCGCGAGAATGAGATTGTGATTGAGGTTCCGGAAGATCTGGAGGACGGCGATGACGTAGAGATTGAGATCAAGGACGGGATTACCAATCCGGATAAAGACGGCGAGTTTTATGTTAAAGTAAGGACGGAGCACGAAAGCTGGAAAACCTTCGATGTGGACATCGAGGAAGACGATGACGACGATGAAGAGTTCTCCGTCGACATCGACGAAGATGACGCAGGTGCCAAAACCTCCTACACTTTGGGGAAATTTGACCTGAAGGGCAGCGACGAGCTGAAAAAAGGAAAAACGATCACCGTCAAATTCCCTGATGACGACATGCTCCCCAGCAGCATTGACACAGATGACGTAGAAATTAACGGTGAAGAAGCGGAAGACGTCGATGTAAACGGTGATGAGGTAGACATCGAAATCCCTGATGATGTGGACGGTGACGATGACCTCAAAATCGAATTCAAAAAAGCTGCCGGCCTCAAAAATCCAAGCAGTAAAGGGGATTATACGATCGAGATCGAGTATGACGGAGAAGACTACGAATCGGAAGAGTTTGAGATCAAAGGCTCCAGCAGTTCTGCCAGCACCGATTTCACCGTCGACCTGTCTGATAAGTCAGTAGGGGCCAACTCTTCCTACAGCTTTGAAGTGGATCTCGGCAGTAAAAAACTTTCCTACAACAACGAGATTCAGGTGGAGTTCCCGTCGAGCGAAATGGTCCCAAGCTACATAGCACCGGCAAGTGTCACCATTAACGGATCAAAAGCGAGCAGTGTTTGGGTATACGGAAACAAAGTATACATTTCCACGCCGTTTAGCTTCACCCCGGACAACAACGTAAAAGTGGCGTTCTCAAAAGATGCTTACATCACCAATCCGAAATCGGCCGGCAACTATAAACTGTCGGTGAAGATGGCTGGCACAACGATCGAGTCCAAAAACTTCTCCATTAGCGGTACGATGATTTCCGTACCAAATGGATCGGTCGACAACAGTACCGCTACCGTCACGCTGTCCAAAACGGCACTAAACACGCCAACGGCGATTACCGTAGGTATCAAAGGATTGGCGGCACCACTCACCCGCGGCCAGGACTTCCTGGAACTGGCGATTCCTGCTGAGTTTGCCGTGCCAACTGCGATTAACGCCTCCCATGTCAAAGTGAATGGACTGGCTCCCAGCTACGTGACCACGCGGGGACAGAATGTGGTGATCTATCCGTCTCAAGATCTGTACGCCAATGCGGCGGTTAGTCTGGCAATCGCCGAGACAGCCAACATTAAGACACCGTCGACAGCGAAAGCCTACAGCATCGGCGTCTATTCCTCCGAAGAGCGCGAACCGTTGTTTGTACGCTCTGTCGGGGTTGGCGGCGTCAATGTGCCACCGCCGGTTCCCGCAGACGCAGCCCGCTTAAAACTAAACGTGGCTTCCTTTACCAAAAATGGCCAATCACATGCGCTGGCCGTTGCCCCGTACACGGCAAACGGGAACACACTAGTACCAGCCCAGTTCTTCCGGGACGCATTGGGGCTTAGCACACAGTGGAACGGCAACTCGGCCGTGGTTGTCAGCGGCTCCACTGTGATCCGCTTCACCGTCGGTTCCGATACTGCCATGATCGGCCAGACGACAGTGAGACTGCCGGTTGCCGTCCAGGTAAAAGAAGGCATGCCGATGCTGCCGATCCGCTTCGTCTCCGACACGCTGAAGTATACGCTTGGATGGGATGGTGCGACTTCCAGCATCGTGATGTACAAGTAA
- a CDS encoding alpha-ketoacid dehydrogenase subunit beta, whose translation MAVISFIDAVTQAMREEMQRDPSVFVLGEDVGVRGGVFRATNGLIEEFGEERVIDTPLAESAIAGVAIGAAAYGMRPIAEIQFADFIMTAVNQIVNEAAKMRYRSNNDWNCPITIRAPFGGGVHGALYHSQSVEAMFTNIPGLKVVAPSTPYDAKGLLKAAIRANDPVLFFEHKRCYRLIKGEIPETDYVLPIGKADVKRQGDDITVISYGLTLHFALQAAEKLAQEGISAHILDLRTLYPLDKEAIMQAASKTGKVLIVHEDNKEGGVGGEVAAIIAEHCLFDLDAPIRRLCGPDVPAMPYSPSLEKFFMLTPDSVLEAMRELAHF comes from the coding sequence ATGGCAGTGATTTCGTTTATTGATGCAGTTACCCAAGCGATGCGTGAAGAGATGCAGCGAGACCCCAGCGTGTTCGTGCTGGGAGAAGACGTTGGTGTTCGCGGAGGCGTATTTCGGGCAACAAACGGGCTGATCGAAGAATTCGGCGAAGAGCGGGTGATTGACACACCGCTGGCGGAATCGGCGATTGCCGGTGTAGCGATTGGTGCAGCAGCGTATGGAATGCGCCCGATCGCTGAGATTCAATTTGCTGACTTTATCATGACTGCGGTCAACCAAATCGTCAACGAAGCGGCGAAAATGCGGTATCGCTCCAACAATGACTGGAACTGCCCGATCACTATCCGTGCACCGTTTGGCGGTGGAGTGCACGGGGCCCTCTACCATTCGCAATCCGTGGAGGCTATGTTTACCAATATCCCCGGATTGAAAGTAGTTGCCCCGTCTACTCCTTATGACGCCAAAGGGCTGTTGAAGGCAGCGATACGTGCCAATGATCCGGTGCTGTTTTTTGAACATAAGCGCTGTTACCGTCTGATCAAGGGAGAAATACCGGAAACTGATTATGTCCTGCCTATTGGCAAAGCCGACGTAAAGCGGCAAGGAGATGACATAACGGTGATTTCATACGGGCTTACTCTCCACTTTGCCCTGCAGGCAGCGGAAAAACTGGCTCAGGAAGGGATCAGCGCCCATATCCTCGACCTCAGGACCCTGTATCCTCTAGACAAAGAAGCGATTATGCAAGCTGCCTCGAAAACGGGAAAAGTGCTGATTGTACACGAGGACAACAAAGAGGGCGGCGTTGGTGGCGAAGTAGCCGCCATCATCGCAGAGCACTGTCTGTTTGATCTGGATGCCCCGATCAGACGACTGTGCGGTCCGGACGTACCGGCCATGCCCTACAGTCCGTCGCTGGAGAAGTTTTTTATGTTGACCCCGGACAGTGTTTTGGAAGCGATGCGTGAACTGGCTCACTTTTGA
- a CDS encoding acyl-CoA mutase large subunit family protein — protein MSNKDFTQLYQEWQQQVAARLAKVPERKERFATSSDIEVDRLYLPDQIDDAYMEKLGFPGEYPYTRGVQPTMYRGRLWTMRQYAGFGTAEETNKRFRYLLEQGQTGLSVAFDLPTQIGYDSDDPMAAGEVGKVGVAIDSLEDMETLLNGIPLDKVSTSMTINAPASVLLAMYIAVAEKQGIPSTKLSGTIQNDILKEYIARGTYIFPPKPSMRLITDIFAYCAEHVPKWNTISISGYHIREAGATAVQEVAFTLADGIAYVEAALQAGLDIDQFAPQLSFFFNGHNDFLEEIAKFRAARRMWARLMRERYGAKNPKSWQFRVHTQTGGSTLTAQQPDNNIVRVTIQALAAVLGGTQSLHTNSRDEALALPTEESARIALRTQQIIAYESGVTDTVDPLAGSYYIEYLTDQIELRSLEYMEKIEQMGGAVAAVEAGYMQREIHKQAYETQRRIEAGEELVVGMNCFQIADEAQPELLRVDPTLGRRQKEKLDALRTRRDNSAAEQTLARLRRGAAGAENLMPLILDCVRQYATIGEICGVLREVFGEYRAV, from the coding sequence GTGTCCAACAAAGATTTTACCCAACTCTATCAGGAGTGGCAACAGCAGGTAGCGGCACGATTGGCAAAAGTGCCGGAGCGAAAGGAACGGTTCGCTACCTCTTCCGACATCGAGGTGGATCGTCTCTATCTGCCCGATCAGATTGATGACGCTTACATGGAAAAGCTTGGTTTTCCCGGTGAGTATCCCTACACCCGTGGTGTACAGCCTACGATGTATCGCGGGAGACTGTGGACGATGCGGCAATATGCCGGTTTCGGCACCGCAGAAGAGACGAATAAACGGTTTCGTTATTTATTGGAACAGGGGCAGACCGGATTAAGTGTTGCCTTTGATCTGCCGACACAGATCGGATACGATTCAGACGATCCGATGGCTGCCGGTGAAGTAGGGAAAGTGGGGGTGGCCATAGACTCCCTGGAGGACATGGAGACACTGCTCAACGGGATACCGCTTGACAAGGTCAGTACCTCGATGACGATCAATGCGCCAGCTTCTGTGCTGCTGGCGATGTACATCGCTGTCGCGGAAAAGCAGGGGATCCCCTCAACAAAGCTGTCGGGCACCATCCAAAACGATATACTGAAAGAGTACATCGCGCGAGGTACATATATATTCCCGCCCAAACCGTCAATGCGCCTGATTACGGACATCTTTGCCTACTGTGCCGAGCATGTGCCGAAGTGGAATACGATCAGTATCAGCGGCTACCACATCCGCGAGGCCGGGGCAACGGCCGTTCAGGAGGTCGCCTTTACTCTCGCAGACGGGATTGCCTATGTGGAGGCGGCATTGCAGGCCGGTTTGGACATTGACCAGTTCGCGCCACAGCTCTCCTTCTTTTTCAACGGACACAACGATTTTCTGGAGGAGATCGCCAAGTTCCGTGCGGCCCGTCGCATGTGGGCACGTTTGATGCGGGAGCGGTATGGGGCGAAGAATCCCAAATCGTGGCAGTTTCGCGTTCACACCCAGACAGGCGGCTCCACTCTGACCGCTCAGCAGCCGGACAACAACATCGTCCGGGTGACGATTCAGGCGCTGGCCGCTGTGTTGGGTGGCACGCAAAGCCTGCATACCAATTCGCGCGATGAAGCACTTGCCCTGCCCACCGAAGAATCAGCGCGGATCGCACTGCGGACACAGCAGATCATCGCCTATGAGAGCGGTGTTACGGATACCGTGGACCCGTTGGCCGGCTCTTATTACATCGAGTACCTGACTGATCAAATCGAACTGCGCTCATTGGAATACATGGAAAAAATCGAACAGATGGGCGGTGCGGTGGCAGCAGTGGAGGCCGGCTACATGCAGCGGGAGATCCACAAGCAGGCGTATGAAACGCAGCGCCGGATCGAAGCAGGAGAAGAACTGGTCGTTGGAATGAACTGTTTCCAGATCGCAGATGAGGCGCAGCCGGAACTGCTGCGTGTCGATCCAACGCTGGGCAGGAGGCAAAAAGAAAAGCTGGATGCTCTGAGGACTAGACGCGACAACAGCGCAGCAGAGCAAACGCTCGCTCGGTTGCGTCGGGGTGCCGCCGGGGCGGAAAACCTGATGCCGCTGATCCTCGATTGTGTGCGGCAGTACGCCACCATCGGTGAAATCTGTGGAGTACTGCGCGAGGTCTTCGGGGAATATCGTGCAGTCTGA
- a CDS encoding dihydrolipoamide acetyltransferase family protein, translated as MATSVLMPQLGESVTEGTISKWLVKVGDVVNKYDPLCEVTTDKVNAEVPSTVSGKVAEIVVPEGETVEVGTLILYIDEGGAEAGDPSPGRGEVDASASVQPAESAGSARESTGQERDRSGKQRYSPAVMRLAQEHNLDLMKIKGTGAGGRITRKDVQKVVDQGGLPVEASQQYTDAIPANSGLVHETAEQSAHLSTAGQIGQGAHDVSTAEGDQVIPVSAIRRTIANRMVQSKHEAPHAWTMVEVDVTNLVQLRNRVKDEFMRKEGVNLTFLPFFIKAVVESLKEYPMLNATWAGDSIIVKKNINISIAVATDEALFVPVIKDADQKSIYGIARAVEDLAARTRAGKLTMDDMSGGTFTVNNTGSFGSVLSMPIINSPQAAILSVESIVKRPVVIEDMIAIRSMVNLCLSLDHRVLDGLICGRFLQAVKRRLESIGPDTALY; from the coding sequence ATGGCTACGAGTGTGCTGATGCCGCAATTGGGGGAGAGTGTAACGGAAGGCACGATCTCCAAGTGGCTCGTTAAAGTAGGTGATGTCGTCAACAAGTACGATCCGCTGTGCGAAGTGACGACAGATAAAGTAAATGCGGAGGTACCGTCAACCGTCTCCGGCAAGGTGGCGGAGATTGTAGTGCCGGAAGGGGAGACGGTAGAAGTAGGCACTTTGATCTTGTATATTGACGAGGGTGGAGCAGAGGCTGGCGATCCCTCTCCCGGGCGGGGAGAAGTTGATGCGAGCGCCTCGGTGCAACCTGCTGAGTCGGCGGGATCTGCTAGGGAGTCGACCGGCCAAGAGCGGGACCGGTCCGGAAAACAGCGGTACTCTCCGGCGGTCATGCGCTTGGCGCAGGAGCACAACCTGGATTTGATGAAGATCAAAGGAACGGGTGCAGGCGGACGAATCACCCGTAAAGATGTGCAAAAGGTAGTTGATCAGGGTGGTCTGCCTGTGGAGGCATCCCAGCAGTATACAGACGCCATCCCTGCAAATAGCGGACTGGTTCATGAGACAGCAGAGCAGTCCGCCCATCTGTCCACTGCTGGGCAGATTGGGCAAGGAGCCCATGATGTTTCCACTGCTGAAGGCGATCAGGTGATCCCGGTCAGCGCGATTCGTCGGACGATTGCCAACCGCATGGTACAGAGCAAACACGAGGCGCCGCACGCTTGGACGATGGTGGAGGTGGATGTCACCAATCTGGTCCAGTTGCGCAATCGGGTGAAAGACGAATTCATGAGAAAAGAAGGTGTGAACCTTACGTTCCTGCCGTTTTTTATTAAGGCTGTGGTCGAGTCATTGAAAGAATATCCGATGCTGAACGCTACCTGGGCAGGGGACAGCATTATTGTCAAAAAGAATATCAACATTTCGATCGCTGTCGCTACCGATGAAGCTCTTTTTGTGCCTGTCATCAAAGATGCCGACCAGAAATCGATCTACGGGATTGCCAGAGCGGTCGAAGACCTGGCCGCTCGTACCAGGGCCGGCAAGCTGACCATGGATGATATGAGCGGTGGCACGTTCACCGTGAACAATACTGGCTCGTTTGGCTCCGTGCTGTCGATGCCCATCATCAATTCGCCACAGGCGGCGATTCTAAGTGTCGAGTCGATCGTTAAACGCCCTGTCGTTATCGAGGACATGATAGCCATCCGTTCTATGGTCAATCTCTGTCTGTCACTTGACCACCGGGTTCTCGATGGATTGATCTGCGGCCGATTCCTGCAGGCGGTCAAGCGGCGGTTGGAATCGATCGGACCGGATACCGCTCTGTATTAA